A window from Manis javanica isolate MJ-LG chromosome 10, MJ_LKY, whole genome shotgun sequence encodes these proteins:
- the NCKAP5L gene encoding nck-associated protein 5-like isoform X1, with product MSEAMDQPAGSPENLRPGEDGDGSMELGTCQELLHRLRELEAENSALAQANENQRETYERCLDEVANHVVQALLNQKDLREECIKLKKRVFDLERQNQVLSALFQQKLQLTTGSFPQIPLTPLQPPSEPPASPSLSSAEGPAILLPLGRCVGQREVCWEQQLRPGGPGPPAALPPALDALSPFLQKKAQILEVLRALEETDPLLLCSPATPWRPPGEDPGSPEPINGELCGPPQPEPSTWAPYLLLGPGSLGGLLHWEHLLGGLGEEEGAGRPWGPSKGSPQAQGSGVGPPCAPGSSSSSSSDEAGDPNEAPSPDTLLGALAHKQLNLGQLLEDTESYLQAFLARAAGPLNGDHPDPGQPSTSDQGPPQLSKSKGLPKSAWDGSTPEAPRPGFGATSEGQGPLSFLSMFIGAGDAPLGSRPGHSYSSSQVKSKLQIGPPSPGESQGPLLPCPARGLKFLKLPPASEKVPSPGGPQLSPQLPRNSRIPCRNSGSDGSPSPLLARKGLGGGELSPEGAQGLPTSPSPCSTTPDSAQLRPPQPALSTTLSPGPVVSPCCENILDLSRSTFRGPSPEPPPSTLQVPTYPQLTLEVPQASEGLRSPGVPLSLCLSESCPYGISQEKSLDKAGSESPHPGRRTPGSSKKPGQGAGRRPGDPGFTPLRDRLAALGKLKTGPEGPEKNGVPARPGPEKARGAGRSGESTGDMAPPPPRPPEQPEAKGSLRGAVALGTSSLKQQESGLLGDPGTRVYSSHSMGARVDLEPVSPRSCLTKVELAKSRLAGALCPQVPRTPAKVPTSAPSLSKPNKSPHGSPTKLPSKSPTKVVPRPVAPPATKELPKPDKGKGPPWADCGSTAAQPTPPAPGPEDPGRGPEGRAPHSAIEEKVMKGIEENVLRLQGQERAPNTEARHRNTSSIASWFGLRKSKLPALNRRTEAAKSKEGVSGGSPLRKEGKVEARKLEAESLNISKLMAKAEDLRRALEEEKAYLSSRARPRPGPPGPGPSAGLGQVQGPLVGMYQGADTFMQQLLNRVDGKEVPPKSWREPKPEYGDFQPVSSDPKSPWPACGPRNGLVGPLQGCGKPSGKLSSEPGRRGEMPSEDNLAEPGPTSHFTACGSLTRTLDSGIGTFPPPDHGSSGTPNKNLPKTKSPRLEPPPGVPPARPPPLTKVPRRAHTLEREVPGIEELLVSGRHPSMPAFPALLTSAPGHRGHQTCPDDPCEDPGPPPPVQLAKNWTFPNARAAGGSTDPFLCPPRQLEGLPRTPVVLPEDQKRSLEPSHPAPTPQGPAFGGSRTPSTSDMGEEGRVASGGPPGLETSESLSDSLYDSLSSCGSQG from the exons GACCTGCGGGAGGAGTGCATCAAACTGAAGAAGAGGGTGTTTGACCTAGAACGGCAGAACCAGGTGCTGAGCGCCCTGTTTCAGCAGAAGCTTCAGCTCACGACAGGCTCCTTCCCGCAG ATCCCACTCACTCCTCTCCAGCCACCATCAGAGCCACCAGCCTCCCCATCCTTGAGCTCCGCTGAAGGACCAGCCATCTTGTTGCCTCTAGGGCGCTGTGTGGGGCAGAGAGAG GTATGTTGGGAGCAGCAGCTGCGACCAGGAGGCCCAGGACCCCCGGCTGCCCTGCCCCCTGCACTGGATGCCCTATCCCCTTTCCTTCAAAAGAAAGCCCAGATCCTGGAGGTGCTGAGAGCCCTGGAAGAAACTGACCCCTTGCTTTTGTGCTCGCCTGCCACCCCCTGGCGGCCTCCAGGCGAGGATCCTGGCTCCCCAGAGCCTATCAATGGCGAGCTGTGTGGCCCACCACAGCCCGAACCCTCAACCTGGGCCCCCTACCTGCTATTAGGCCCTGGCAGCCTGGGAGGCCTGCTACACTGGGAGCACCTCTTAGGGGGCCTGGGGGAGGAAGAGGGTGCTGGGCGGCCCTGGGGTCCTAGTAAGGGCTCCCCACAGGCCCAGGGCAGTGGAGTGGGGCCACCCTGTGCCCCAGGCagcagctcctcctcctcttctgatGAGGCAGGTGACCCTAACGAGGCACCCAGCCCCGACACCCTGCTCGGGGCTCTGGCCCACAAACAGTTGAACCTGGGCCAGCTCCTTGAGGACACTGAGTCTTACCTACAGGCCTTTTTGGCCAGGGCTGCAGGCCCACTCAATGGGGACCACCCAGATCCTGGGCAGCCATCCACCTCAGACCAGGGGCCCCCACAGCTGTCCAAGTCCAAAGGCCTCCCCAAGTCAGCTTGGGATGGGAGTACCCCAGAGGCCCCCAGGCCAGGCTTTGGTGCTACCTCAGAGGGCCAGGGGCCCCTCTCCTTCCTCAGCATGTTCATAGGTGCGGGGGATGCCCCCCTGGGCTCGCGGCCTGGCCACTCTTACTCCTCATCTCAGGTGAAAAGCAAGCTCCAAATTGGCCCGCCTTCTCCTGGGGAAAGCCAGGGACCCCTTCTGCCCTGTCCTGCCAGAGGTCTCAAATTTCTGAAGCTGCCTCCAGCCTCAGAGAAGGTCCCTAGCCCAGGAGGCCCCCAGCTTAGCCCCCAGCTCCCCCGGAATTCCCGAATCCCCTGTCGGAACAGTGGCTCAGATGGCAGCCCCTCCCCGTTGCTGGCCCGCAAGGGTCTGGGTGGAGGAGAGTTATCCCCGGAGGGGGCACAGGGCTTACCCACCAGCCCTTCACCCTGTTCCACAACCCCGGACTCTGCACAGCTCAGACCTCCCCAGCCAGCCTTGTCCACCACACTGTCCCCAGGACCTGTGGTATCTCCCTGCTGTGAGAATATCTTGGACCTTTCCCGGAGCACCTTTAGGGGGCCTTCTCCAGAGCCACCTCCATCCACACTGCAGGTGCCCACCTACCCACAGTTAACTCTGGAGGTGCCACAGGCCTCTGAGGGCCTCAGAAGCCCTGGAGTTCCCCTCAGTCTTTGTCTCTCAGAATCTTGCCCCTATGGGATCTCCCAGGAGAAGAGTTTGGACAAGGCAGGCTCCGAGTCTCCCCATCCTGGCCGCAGGACCCCAGGCTCATCCAAGAAGCCtggccagggggcagggaggcgACCTGGGGATCCTGGGTTCACCCCTCTGCGAGACAGGCTGGCAGCCCTGGGCAAACTGAAGACTGGCCCTGAGGGGCCAGAGAAGAATGGGGTGCCAGCCAGACCTGGCCCGGAGAAGGCCCGGGGAGCAGGGAGGTCAGGGGAGAGCACTGGAGACATGGCGCCTCCTCCCCCCAGACCCCCCGAGCAGCCTGAAGCCAAGGGGTCTCTTCGTGGGGCAGTAGCCTTAGGCACAAGCAGCCTGAAACAGCAGGAATCAGGGCTCCTAGGGGACCCTGGAACCCGAGTCTATTCCTCCCACTCCATGGGGGCCCGGGTGGACCTGGAGCCTGTCTCACCAAGGAGCTGCCTCACCAAAGTAGAGCTGGCCAAGAGCCGGCTGGCAGGGGCCCTGTGCCCCCAGGTACCCCGAACCCCTGCCAAAGTGCCAACCTCAGCCCCCAGCCTCAGCAAGCCTAATAAGAGCCCCCATGGAAGCCCTACAAAGCTACCTTCCAAGTCACCCACCAAGGTGGTGCCCCGACCTGTGGCCCCACCAGCCACCAAGGAGCTCCCCAAGCCTGACAAGGGGAAAGGTCCGCCTTGGGCAGACTGTGGCAGCACCGCAGCCCAGCCCACACCCCCAGCGCCTGGCCCTGAGGACCCCGGCCGTGGTCCCGAGGGGCGGGCCCCACACTCGGCCATCGAGGAGAAGGTGATGAAGGGCATCGAGGAAAACGTTCTGCGGCTCCAGGGCCAGGAGCGGGCGCCCAACACTGAGGCCAGGCACCGCAACACCAGCAGCATAGCCAGCTGGTTCGGGCTGAGGAAGAGCAAGCTGCCGGCGCTGAACCGCCGCACAGAGGCCGCCAAGAGCAAGGAAGGGGTCAGTGGGGGCTCTCCCCTCCGGAAGGAGGGCAAGGTGGAAGCCCGGAAGCTGGAGGCTGAGAGCCTCAACATCTCCAAGCTGATGGCTAAGGCAGAAGATCTGCGCCGGgccctggaggaggagaaggccTACCTGAGCAGCAGGGCGCGGCCACGGCCCGGGCCCCCAGGGCCAGGGCCcagtgcagggctggggcaggtgcAGGGCCCGCTGGTCGGCATGTACCAGGGCGCAGATACCTTCATGCAGCAGCTGCTCAACAG GGTGGATGGCAAGGAAGTGCCGCCCAAGAGCTGGCGGGAGCCCAAACCTGAGTATGGTGATTTCCAGCCAGTGTCCTCTGACCCCAAGAGCCCCTGGCCAGCCTGTGGGCCCCGAAATGGTCTGGTAGGCCCTCTTCAGGGCTGTGGAAAACCTTCTGGGAAG CTGAGCAGTGAGCCAGGAAGGCGGGGAGAGATGCCCTCGGAGGACAACCTGGCCGAACCAGGGCCCACCTCCCACTTCACAG CCTGTGGCTCCTTGACTCGGACCCTGGACAGCGGCATTGGGACCTTCCCACCCCCAGACCACGGCAGCAGTGGGACCCCCAACAAGAACCTTCCCAAGACCAAGTCACCACGACTGGAGCCCCCACCCGGGGTGCCCCCAGCTCGTCCCCCACCCCTTACCAAAGTCCCCCGTCGTGCCCACACACTGGAGCGTGAGGTGCCAGGCATAGAGGAGCTGCTGGTGAGCGGGCGGCACCCCAGCATGCCAGCCTTCCCCGCACTGCTCACTTCTGCTCCAGGCCACCGAGGCCATCAGACCTGTCCTGACG ATCCCTGCGAAGACCCAGGCCCTCCCCCTCCTGTCCAGCTGGCCAAGAACTGGACCTTCCCCAATGCGAGGGCAGCTGGCGGCTCCACTGACCCTTTCCTATGCCCACCCCGACAATTGGAGGGGCTGCCCAGGACCCCTGTG GTGCTGCCCGAGGACCAGAAGCGGAGCCTGGAGCCCAGCCACCCAGCCCCTACACCCCAGGGCCCGGCATTTGGGGGTAGCCGGACCCCAAGCACATCAGACATGGGTGAGGAAGGGAGGGTGGCCAGTGGGGGCCCCCCTGGGCTAGAGACCTCAGAGTCTCTCAGCGACTCGCTCTACGACTCGCTCTCCTCCTGTGGGAGTCAGGGCTAA
- the NCKAP5L gene encoding nck-associated protein 5-like isoform X2, translating into MSEAMDQPAGSPENLRPGEDGDGSMELGTCQELLHRLRELEAENSALAQANENQRETYERCLDEVANHVVQALLNQKDLREECIKLKKRVFDLERQNQVLSALFQQKLQLTTGSFPQIPLTPLQPPSEPPASPSLSSAEGPAILLPLGRCVGQREVCWEQQLRPGGPGPPAALPPALDALSPFLQKKAQILEVLRALEETDPLLLCSPATPWRPPGEDPGSPEPINGELCGPPQPEPSTWAPYLLLGPGSLGGLLHWEHLLGGLGEEEGAGRPWGPSKGSPQAQGSGVGPPCAPGSSSSSSSDEAGDPNEAPSPDTLLGALAHKQLNLGQLLEDTESYLQAFLARAAGPLNGDHPDPGQPSTSDQGPPQLSKSKGLPKSAWDGSTPEAPRPGFGATSEGQGPLSFLSMFIGAGDAPLGSRPGHSYSSSQVKSKLQIGPPSPGESQGPLLPCPARGLKFLKLPPASEKVPSPGGPQLSPQLPRNSRIPCRNSGSDGSPSPLLARKGLGGGELSPEGAQGLPTSPSPCSTTPDSAQLRPPQPALSTTLSPGPVVSPCCENILDLSRSTFRGPSPEPPPSTLQVPTYPQLTLEVPQASEGLRSPGVPLSLCLSESCPYGISQEKSLDKAGSESPHPGRRTPGSSKKPGQGAGRRPGDPGFTPLRDRLAALGKLKTGPEGPEKNGVPARPGPEKARGAGRSGESTGDMAPPPPRPPEQPEAKGSLRGAVALGTSSLKQQESGLLGDPGTRVYSSHSMGARVDLEPVSPRSCLTKVELAKSRLAGALCPQVPRTPAKVPTSAPSLSKPNKSPHGSPTKLPSKSPTKVVPRPVAPPATKELPKPDKGKGPPWADCGSTAAQPTPPAPGPEDPGRGPEGRAPHSAIEEKVMKGIEENVLRLQGQERAPNTEARHRNTSSIASWFGLRKSKLPALNRRTEAAKSKEGVSGGSPLRKEGKVEARKLEAESLNISKLMAKAEDLRRALEEEKAYLSSRARPRPGPPGPGPSAGLGQVQGPLVGMYQGADTFMQQLLNRVDGKEVPPKSWREPKPEYGDFQPVSSDPKSPWPACGPRNGLVGPLQGCGKPSGKPVAP; encoded by the exons GACCTGCGGGAGGAGTGCATCAAACTGAAGAAGAGGGTGTTTGACCTAGAACGGCAGAACCAGGTGCTGAGCGCCCTGTTTCAGCAGAAGCTTCAGCTCACGACAGGCTCCTTCCCGCAG ATCCCACTCACTCCTCTCCAGCCACCATCAGAGCCACCAGCCTCCCCATCCTTGAGCTCCGCTGAAGGACCAGCCATCTTGTTGCCTCTAGGGCGCTGTGTGGGGCAGAGAGAG GTATGTTGGGAGCAGCAGCTGCGACCAGGAGGCCCAGGACCCCCGGCTGCCCTGCCCCCTGCACTGGATGCCCTATCCCCTTTCCTTCAAAAGAAAGCCCAGATCCTGGAGGTGCTGAGAGCCCTGGAAGAAACTGACCCCTTGCTTTTGTGCTCGCCTGCCACCCCCTGGCGGCCTCCAGGCGAGGATCCTGGCTCCCCAGAGCCTATCAATGGCGAGCTGTGTGGCCCACCACAGCCCGAACCCTCAACCTGGGCCCCCTACCTGCTATTAGGCCCTGGCAGCCTGGGAGGCCTGCTACACTGGGAGCACCTCTTAGGGGGCCTGGGGGAGGAAGAGGGTGCTGGGCGGCCCTGGGGTCCTAGTAAGGGCTCCCCACAGGCCCAGGGCAGTGGAGTGGGGCCACCCTGTGCCCCAGGCagcagctcctcctcctcttctgatGAGGCAGGTGACCCTAACGAGGCACCCAGCCCCGACACCCTGCTCGGGGCTCTGGCCCACAAACAGTTGAACCTGGGCCAGCTCCTTGAGGACACTGAGTCTTACCTACAGGCCTTTTTGGCCAGGGCTGCAGGCCCACTCAATGGGGACCACCCAGATCCTGGGCAGCCATCCACCTCAGACCAGGGGCCCCCACAGCTGTCCAAGTCCAAAGGCCTCCCCAAGTCAGCTTGGGATGGGAGTACCCCAGAGGCCCCCAGGCCAGGCTTTGGTGCTACCTCAGAGGGCCAGGGGCCCCTCTCCTTCCTCAGCATGTTCATAGGTGCGGGGGATGCCCCCCTGGGCTCGCGGCCTGGCCACTCTTACTCCTCATCTCAGGTGAAAAGCAAGCTCCAAATTGGCCCGCCTTCTCCTGGGGAAAGCCAGGGACCCCTTCTGCCCTGTCCTGCCAGAGGTCTCAAATTTCTGAAGCTGCCTCCAGCCTCAGAGAAGGTCCCTAGCCCAGGAGGCCCCCAGCTTAGCCCCCAGCTCCCCCGGAATTCCCGAATCCCCTGTCGGAACAGTGGCTCAGATGGCAGCCCCTCCCCGTTGCTGGCCCGCAAGGGTCTGGGTGGAGGAGAGTTATCCCCGGAGGGGGCACAGGGCTTACCCACCAGCCCTTCACCCTGTTCCACAACCCCGGACTCTGCACAGCTCAGACCTCCCCAGCCAGCCTTGTCCACCACACTGTCCCCAGGACCTGTGGTATCTCCCTGCTGTGAGAATATCTTGGACCTTTCCCGGAGCACCTTTAGGGGGCCTTCTCCAGAGCCACCTCCATCCACACTGCAGGTGCCCACCTACCCACAGTTAACTCTGGAGGTGCCACAGGCCTCTGAGGGCCTCAGAAGCCCTGGAGTTCCCCTCAGTCTTTGTCTCTCAGAATCTTGCCCCTATGGGATCTCCCAGGAGAAGAGTTTGGACAAGGCAGGCTCCGAGTCTCCCCATCCTGGCCGCAGGACCCCAGGCTCATCCAAGAAGCCtggccagggggcagggaggcgACCTGGGGATCCTGGGTTCACCCCTCTGCGAGACAGGCTGGCAGCCCTGGGCAAACTGAAGACTGGCCCTGAGGGGCCAGAGAAGAATGGGGTGCCAGCCAGACCTGGCCCGGAGAAGGCCCGGGGAGCAGGGAGGTCAGGGGAGAGCACTGGAGACATGGCGCCTCCTCCCCCCAGACCCCCCGAGCAGCCTGAAGCCAAGGGGTCTCTTCGTGGGGCAGTAGCCTTAGGCACAAGCAGCCTGAAACAGCAGGAATCAGGGCTCCTAGGGGACCCTGGAACCCGAGTCTATTCCTCCCACTCCATGGGGGCCCGGGTGGACCTGGAGCCTGTCTCACCAAGGAGCTGCCTCACCAAAGTAGAGCTGGCCAAGAGCCGGCTGGCAGGGGCCCTGTGCCCCCAGGTACCCCGAACCCCTGCCAAAGTGCCAACCTCAGCCCCCAGCCTCAGCAAGCCTAATAAGAGCCCCCATGGAAGCCCTACAAAGCTACCTTCCAAGTCACCCACCAAGGTGGTGCCCCGACCTGTGGCCCCACCAGCCACCAAGGAGCTCCCCAAGCCTGACAAGGGGAAAGGTCCGCCTTGGGCAGACTGTGGCAGCACCGCAGCCCAGCCCACACCCCCAGCGCCTGGCCCTGAGGACCCCGGCCGTGGTCCCGAGGGGCGGGCCCCACACTCGGCCATCGAGGAGAAGGTGATGAAGGGCATCGAGGAAAACGTTCTGCGGCTCCAGGGCCAGGAGCGGGCGCCCAACACTGAGGCCAGGCACCGCAACACCAGCAGCATAGCCAGCTGGTTCGGGCTGAGGAAGAGCAAGCTGCCGGCGCTGAACCGCCGCACAGAGGCCGCCAAGAGCAAGGAAGGGGTCAGTGGGGGCTCTCCCCTCCGGAAGGAGGGCAAGGTGGAAGCCCGGAAGCTGGAGGCTGAGAGCCTCAACATCTCCAAGCTGATGGCTAAGGCAGAAGATCTGCGCCGGgccctggaggaggagaaggccTACCTGAGCAGCAGGGCGCGGCCACGGCCCGGGCCCCCAGGGCCAGGGCCcagtgcagggctggggcaggtgcAGGGCCCGCTGGTCGGCATGTACCAGGGCGCAGATACCTTCATGCAGCAGCTGCTCAACAG GGTGGATGGCAAGGAAGTGCCGCCCAAGAGCTGGCGGGAGCCCAAACCTGAGTATGGTGATTTCCAGCCAGTGTCCTCTGACCCCAAGAGCCCCTGGCCAGCCTGTGGGCCCCGAAATGGTCTGGTAGGCCCTCTTCAGGGCTGTGGAAAACCTTCTGGGAAG CCTGTGGCTCCTTGA